CCAACCCACGGACATCGAAGCCGCACACCGGGCTGGAATGAGAAGTATCGCGGCTCTCTGGGGTGAGGGCAATATCGACAAACTTGCTAATTCTCGGCCAACCATATTCGCACAAGCGCCTATGGACATTCTTGTCCTCTTGCAGGCGTCGACATAGCCAACGTCGTGTGCTGTGAATCCCTAAGCTGGGGTGGACCAACATAAAAACTCTTTGGAGTCGGCAAATATAAACACTCATTGGGGTAGGCAAACATAAAAACTCAAGGGAAACAACTGGTCAGACCCCTCACTTGCTCTCCAGGGGGCGTTCCAGTCGACACTGGACAAGCTATCCTGCCACTGTCAAAATGAGCTATGAAACGACAGGGGAGGAGCAGTAAAGTTGGGTTGGAATGAAGAATCACGATCACGATTCCAGCATCACATGGATGGTGGACAACATGGGCACCGTCGCATTCGCGGTTGGTCAGTCATTCTGGCGTTACTGGTCATGCTGGCGGCGGCAGGTCTCGTGTACTATATATTCTTCCGGATCTACAATATTGGCCCGAGAACCATGGTCGTGAATGGAGAAGCGGTTGAGCAAATTGACGGATTTTCCGTGCACTCGAAAACTTGGCTGTCACGGACGCAGGTTGAGCGCTTTCTTAGCCGTGTGCAAGCGAACAGCATTTCTCTTCCCGCCGTCACGAAAACGTATCAGGGGCACGTGTTTGTGCGGGCTGATGACCTCGTACGGGGTTTAAACCATCTTGGTGACCGCAGTACACTTGCGGGCACCGAACTACAAATTACCCTCACCCCGACACAGCACTACAGCTATCAGCAAAGTGGAGACACTATTCGACAGCAAGAGGTTTTCTTGAACGGGAAACTGGCTGGTCATGTACTGACAGTCGTTCATGACGAGGCGACATATGCCCTGATGAGTGATTTCTCGACGGCCTTGGAGCAGGCTGGCGTGCAGAACACCTGGAATGGCAAGATATTGAGTCTCGCACCCAGAGCGGCCAATGCTTCAAATTCGCCTCTGGCGCCCGTCTCAGATGCCGCACAAGATGGCAAAATTGTGTTTGGCGACGGTAAGGCCATATATGCGCCCAAGTACGTGTTTGCGAATGCTACATACTTACCGGTGTTAAGCATTAGCGCTGCACTGCGACAAAGCGGTTGGGCTGCGACCATTGGAACGTGGCAGTGGACGCTCGATTCCCATTCGACGCCAGGCAGGTCGAACAGTGGCGGCCTGTCAAGCAGTAATATGAGCGTGGTACCGGCCCAAACCCCAAGTCAAAAACCAGTGTCTCTCGCATTTGTGCCATTTTACGTTGGCGATCTCGCTGCTTTCCACGACGCCATGTCGCATCCTCAGGCGTACAATGCCTTGGCAGGGGATACGTGGAGCGTGGACGCATCGGGATCGCTTGTCGGATCGGCGCCCTCAGGGACTGCCAGCCAAGCTGTATCCGCAGGATACGCGGCTTATGCGATGGTAACCAATCTCGGCAACAAAGGCTTTGATGCCAAAACCATGCATGCGATTTTGAGCAATCCAACGCTTAGCAGCCATCTTGAAGAACAAATTGCGAAGGGTGTAGAGAGCGAAGGATACGACGGAGCGATGCTCGATTTTGAGCTTATCCGGCCGCAGGATGCTGGCATGTACACTGAATTCGTCGCCAAATTGGCAGCTGATTTACACGCGGAGGACAAGCGGCTTGAAGTTGTGATTCCAGCAGACACAGGTCCGAAGAACGAACCGTGGAACGCGGGGTATGATGTGTCAAAACTAGGGGCCTCAGCCGACGACGTCGTTGTTATGGCTTACGATTACTCCTATGCGGGCGGTCCTGCGGGTCCCATTGCCCCACTGCCGTGGGTTCAACAAACGCTCGCCTACACTGTGTCCCGCGTGCCAGCAAACAAGGTGTTGCTCGGCATCGATACGTATGGCTATGACTGGTCGGGAAAAGCAGCAAAAGCAGTGAGCTTAACCAGTGTGGACTCGTTTCTGGCAAGCCGCCACATGACGGCAAATTGGGATTCTGCAGCACAGGCCCCGTGGTTTAAATGGACGGACAGCAAGGGCCACCTGCATACGGTCTATTACGAAAATGCGCAGAGTACGTCGGCGAAACTAGCCCTAGCGAAGATGTACGGTATCTCGGGGGTCGCAGTGTGGCGTGCTGGCATGGAGAACAATGCAGTGTTGAAGACGCTAGCGTCCTACGTCAAATGATGACGGACGGATGCTAGGCGGACTAATGACCGTAAATAAGGACGACGAATGCTAGACGGCAGGAATGCCGTAAAACGGGGAAGATGGTTGCCGGGCGGGCCAAGTGCCGTGCCCGGCTTTTGTGTTGCTGCCTATGCTGACCATAAACCGCTAGGGCAGGGGGCTGTTTGCATGGGGAATGGCAAGTTAGACGCAGAGCGGGGATTTCTGAATAAATGGGAGATGTACAAAGCATTAGCGGGGGAATCCATCGGTCCGTGTCGACTCCCTGACACGGTCTTGTATCGCGAGGCGGCCTTGGCATCGATGCTGATGAAGTACGGGAAAGTTTACATCAAAACCGTCAGTGGCTGGGGCGGACACGCTGTCAGTGTTCTCGAAGCCCGCCGGGGCGTATATCGTTGGTTGCGTCAGGGACAGACAGCGCTGCGGTCTCGGAACTTAAGATTGTTAGCAAAACTCATTTCAGCGTACTACCACAACCAAATTTGTATCATTCAACAAGCAGCACCGCTCGCAAGATTTCAAGATCGGCCTTTTGATATACGCGTACACATGCAACGAGATGTTTCCGATGAGTGGATTTATGCTGGTGAACTCGTCCGGCTGGGTGGTACGCATGCAATTGTTTCCAACGTCGACATCAGTCGCGGTAAAGTTCTGCCGATGGATACGGTGTTGCCGAGTCTTCATTTAAGGTACGGACCGGAGCAGATAAGATGGCGACTACAAAAGGTTGGTGCTTCCATCGCCAACGTTCTGAATCCCTATCGAGACTTTCGCGATATTGGTATTGACATTGGCATCAGTCACCAGGGGCAGCTTTGGTTGATTGAAGTGAACACCGATGACGCGCAAGGTGCGCCGAGTTACGAGTTGTTTGCAAAGCTTCCGGATAAACAGATATATGAGCAAATAAAGCAACGCGACGCTGAGCGCAATGCCCAAATTGTCCAGTCCATCTTGCAGGAGTTATTCGGGTCAGAGGGCCTTGGTTCCACTGATGACTTCCAATAATGGAAAGATTCGATTACGATATCTGATAATGGCAAGATTCGATCACGATATCTGAGAAACCTGGCTAAGGACGCGATGTACCCGGGTGAGAACATGAGACTGCAAAGTTGAGAACATATGACTGCAACGAGGAAGCCAAAACGGAAACAACGACACGGCATAGACAGAGCACATGAAGGGGGACAGAGAGTGAGAAATCCGCGAAGCGACGCTATCGCTATCTACGCGCCTATGGCGCAGGATGAACACACCTGGCTGCGGAATCTGTGGCAGGCCGAGTGGGGCGGAGCCAGCATGGTCAGCCACGGCGACGCGTACCATCTCTCTGAACTTCTGTCCTTGGTTGCGCGCAGAGGGCAACAGCTCGTAGGGGCTGCGACCTATCGGATGGATGAGGACAGCTGCGAACTCATGAGTATCAATGCCGTCGAATCCGGCATCGGGGTAGGCACGGAACTCCTTACTGCCATCGAGCGGGAGACCATTGCAGCTGGAAAAGAAAGAGTCTGGCTGATTACGAGTAATGACAACCTCGACGCAATGCGATTCTATCAACGGCGCGGATACCGAATGGTTGGAGTTCACGTGGGCGCCGTTGACGACGCGAGGCGCATAAAACCTACGATTCCGCTGATTGGGCATCACGGTATCGAGATCCATGACGAGGTGGAGCTGTCGAAGACCGTCACGCCTGGCGCGTCAGTTCGTTGATAACAGAAGCCAATTGCCCTACCACATGCTGCGTGGTGAATTCGGAAGGTGGCGTCAGTGAAGTGCGTGTTTCTCGAATACGGCGTGCGATGGCCGTGGCGATTCCCTGGATGTCGTCCGGACGCACCACGTCATGACCATGTTTTCGTAAAATCGTGGGCGACGTACCTTTTAGGTCAGTAATACCAATAATTGGTCTCCCGGCTCCAAGATAGTCAATCACCTTGGACGCCAGAAACGGGTTGGTCCCTGTGGCGGAAGGTGCATCGACCAACAATAACACGTCAGTGTCCGACATACGCTTCAGGCTCTCGAGATATGAGACCCTGTCAGTAGCAATCCGGATGGGGGACTGCTCGACTATCGATGAGAATTTTGACTCGATGTTCCCGTAAAACGAGACTGTCATGCGTTCGAGCACATCGGGTGATTCTTGCGACAAGCGTTGCAGGGCTTCAAGGAATGGCGCAGGCGAGCGGAGTCCATAAAAATCCCCAAAATAGGCGAATGAAACGCGAGATAAATCGCTGCTTTCTTCGTCAAATATATCGGGCAATGCCGAATTTGGATGCGGGTTTGGGTACAACTCGGGTGTGTAATGATGGGGCAGTACCAGCGATTTTGCCGCCACGTCGAACGAGCTGTAGGCTGTCCTATACATCTGCGCAATTTCTTCGGTCGGGAAGATAAGCATGTCTGCACTTTGAATCACGAGCCGTTCGTAATGGTTGTCTACGGCCTTGCG
The Alicyclobacillus curvatus genome window above contains:
- a CDS encoding YheC/YheD family protein; translation: MGNGKLDAERGFLNKWEMYKALAGESIGPCRLPDTVLYREAALASMLMKYGKVYIKTVSGWGGHAVSVLEARRGVYRWLRQGQTALRSRNLRLLAKLISAYYHNQICIIQQAAPLARFQDRPFDIRVHMQRDVSDEWIYAGELVRLGGTHAIVSNVDISRGKVLPMDTVLPSLHLRYGPEQIRWRLQKVGASIANVLNPYRDFRDIGIDIGISHQGQLWLIEVNTDDAQGAPSYELFAKLPDKQIYEQIKQRDAERNAQIVQSILQELFGSEGLGSTDDFQ
- a CDS encoding GNAT family N-acetyltransferase → MAQDEHTWLRNLWQAEWGGASMVSHGDAYHLSELLSLVARRGQQLVGAATYRMDEDSCELMSINAVESGIGVGTELLTAIERETIAAGKERVWLITSNDNLDAMRFYQRRGYRMVGVHVGAVDDARRIKPTIPLIGHHGIEIHDEVELSKTVTPGASVR